GGCAGCCGGGTCGCAACCGGCTGGAGCACGCCGATGGCAGGGTGGAGCACCTGCCGGGATCCACCGAGGTCCAGGTGGAGGCCGGGGATGGGCTCCTGATCGAAACCCCCGGCGGAGGGGGCTACGGCCCCGCGCAGCCTTCGCCGCAGGCCATGCCCTTGTGAGCCTGCCCGGAGCCTGATGGCGGGGCCGGAGGGCTGAGGCAGGAGGGCTCTCAGAGGGGCTGGCTGAGGGCCTCGATGGCCTCGGGCACGCTGCTGAAGATGCCCATGCCGTGCTCACCACGGGCGAGCCCGAAACGCTTCAGCTCCTCGAGGATGGCCCGGGAGTTGGTCACCAGGACGGAGCGCACACCGCCGGCCATGAGCAGATCGCGCAGCTCCAGCAGGGCCTTGGCGGCCGAATAGTCCACGTCATCGATGCCGGAGGCATCCACCACCAGCCCCTGGATCACGGCTTCGGGCTGGTTCACCATCGCCAGCACCTCCTGGGTGAAGCGATTGGCATTCGCATAGAAGAGGTTGGCCTCGAAGCGGTAGGCCAGGATCCCCGGCGCGGCCAGCACGCCCGGCGCCACCGGAACGGTGTGCAGGCCCGTGCCATCCCGCCGTGGTGTCCACAGGCAGGTGCGCGGCCGGTAGGTGTGGCGCACCTGCTCGATCAGCGACAGCACCACGGCCAGGGTGATGCCGGGCATCACCCCCACCTGGGCCACGGTGACCACCGTGGCCATGGCGATCACGAATTCGTTGCGCTGCAGCCGCCACAGCTCCCGCAGGCCATTCCAGTCGATCAGCTTGAGCCCGATCAGAAACACGATCGTGGAGAGCACCGCTGCGGGCAGCAGGCCCAGTGGGCGGGTGAAGAACAGGAGCACCAGCAGCACCACTCCGGCAGCGCTGAGGTGGGCCAGCTGGCTGCGCCCCCCGGCGGCATCCACCATCTCGGTCTTGGTGGGCGAGCCGTTCACCACGAAGGTGCCGCTCAGTCCGGCCGCCAGGTTGGCGCTGGCCAGCCCCACCAGATCCACGTTCTCGAGGCTCCGCTCCCGGTAGCGCAGGGCATAGGCCCTGGCCGTGGCGGAGCTCTGGGCCAGGATCACCACGAAGCAGGAGGCGGCACTCACCAGCACCGCATTCCACTGGGACGGCCCCACCGCCGGCAGCACCAGCCGGGGCAGGCCGCTCGGAACGGTGCCCACCACATCCAGCCCCCGGCCGGGGAAATCGAGCAGGGCACTGAGCAGGATCGAAGCGGCCACCGCGAGCAGGGCACCGGGCAGGCGCCGGTCGAGCCGCCGGCAGACCGCGATCACCCCCAGCACCCCCACCGCCACCAGCAGATGGTCGATCCGGCTCTGGTCCAGGCGCCCCAGGGTGCTGAGCAGCTGCTGCAGGGCACCCTCACCCTGGCGGGAGAGGCCGAACAGGCCGGGCAGCTCACCGGCCGCCACCTGCACACCAATGCCCGAGAGCAGCCCGATCAGGGCGCTGCGGGAGAGGAAGTCCGCCAGGAAACCCAGCCGCAGCAGGGCCGCCACCAGCAGGGCCAGGGCCACCACCAGGGCCACCGCCATGGTGAGCCCCACGTAGGCGGGGGACCCCGGGGTGGCCACGCCGGCCAGGGTGGCCACCAGGATCGCCGCCGTGGCCGAGTCTGCCGCCACCACCAGATGCCGCGAAGCCCCCAGCAGGGCGAAGGCCACCATCGGCAGCAGCATGGTGTAAAGCCCCGTCACCATCGGGGTCTGGGAGATGCGGGTGTAGCCCATCACCTCGGGGATGGCGAGCGCCGCGAGGGTGAGGCCGGCCAGCACGTCGCCGGCCACCTGGTCGCGCTTCAGGGGCAGCAGACCGGCCAGCCGAAGCCGTGAAGCGATCGGGGTGTTCACGGGGCGCTGGTGACGGAGGAATCCGATCCTGACCCCTTGCGGTGGTACCGCAGCCCCAGGCATTTCTGCACCACCGCCAGCAGCAGGGCCGTGCTCCAGCCCGCCATCAGGATGCCCACCAGGGCCTCGAGGGAGGCCAGCAGGCGAAAGGGCAGGGCCAGGGTGATGTCGCCATAGCCGAGGGAGGCGAAGGTGACGCTGGAGAAGTAGAGCGCCTGCTCCACGCTGGCAACGGCCCCCAGCCGCAGGAAGAGCACGGCCCAGGTGAGGATCTCGAGCAGCATGGCCAGGAAGGTGGCCAGGGCGGTGCCGGCGATCAGCAGCAGATGGCGGGAGGAGGTGCGCGAGGCCCAGCGCAGCAGGCCTTCGCTGTTGAAACCGGCCGCCACCATCGCCGAGATCACCAGGTGGATCACGGTGCAGAGCAGGGTCATACCCAGCGCCAGGAGCAGTTGACGCAGGATCTGGGGGGACTGCTGCTCCGCCTCCAGCAGGATCTCGTCCAGGGGAACCGGGCCTGGTGACGGGGTTCCCGCCGCGACCGGGGCCTGCAGCAGAAG
This portion of the Cyanobium sp. NIES-981 genome encodes:
- a CDS encoding SulP family inorganic anion transporter, yielding MNTPIASRLRLAGLLPLKRDQVAGDVLAGLTLAALAIPEVMGYTRISQTPMVTGLYTMLLPMVAFALLGASRHLVVAADSATAAILVATLAGVATPGSPAYVGLTMAVALVVALALLVAALLRLGFLADFLSRSALIGLLSGIGVQVAAGELPGLFGLSRQGEGALQQLLSTLGRLDQSRIDHLLVAVGVLGVIAVCRRLDRRLPGALLAVAASILLSALLDFPGRGLDVVGTVPSGLPRLVLPAVGPSQWNAVLVSAASCFVVILAQSSATARAYALRYRERSLENVDLVGLASANLAAGLSGTFVVNGSPTKTEMVDAAGGRSQLAHLSAAGVVLLVLLFFTRPLGLLPAAVLSTIVFLIGLKLIDWNGLRELWRLQRNEFVIAMATVVTVAQVGVMPGITLAVVLSLIEQVRHTYRPRTCLWTPRRDGTGLHTVPVAPGVLAAPGILAYRFEANLFYANANRFTQEVLAMVNQPEAVIQGLVVDASGIDDVDYSAAKALLELRDLLMAGGVRSVLVTNSRAILEELKRFGLARGEHGMGIFSSVPEAIEALSQPL
- a CDS encoding potassium channel family protein, which produces MAQRSRSVLAAFLPHLALLAVLLAVLVGLLLQAPVAAGTPSPGPVPLDEILLEAEQQSPQILRQLLLALGMTLLCTVIHLVISAMVAAGFNSEGLLRWASRTSSRHLLLIAGTALATFLAMLLEILTWAVLFLRLGAVASVEQALYFSSVTFASLGYGDITLALPFRLLASLEALVGILMAGWSTALLLAVVQKCLGLRYHRKGSGSDSSVTSAP